The Dissulfurirhabdus thermomarina DNA window CCGCCCCGGTCGCCCCGGATGTCGCCACCTGCGGGGCCTGCCGGGCCGAGCTCTTCGACCCCGCCGACCGGCGCCACCGCTATCCCTTCCTGAATTGCACCGACTGCGGGCCCCGCTACACCATCGTGGAGTCGGTCCCCTACGACCGGCCCCGCACCACCATGAAGGGCTTTGCCATGTGCGACGCGTGCGAGGCGGAGTACCGCGATCCGGCCAACCGCCGCTTCCACGCCCAGCCCAACGCCTGTCCTCGTTGCGGGCCCCGCCTCGCCCTCCTCGACGCCGGCGGCCGCCCCGTGGCGGCGGATCCCCTCCGCGAGGCGGCCGAGCGGCTGGCCCGGGGGGAGGTCGTGGCGGTCAAGGGCCTGGGCGGCGTGCACCTGGCCGTGGACGCGGCCGCCGAGGCGGCGGTGGCCCGGCTCCGGGCCCGGAAGGGGCGCCCATCGAAGCCCCTCGCCCTCATGGCGCGGGACCTCGCGACGGCCCGGCGGCTCGGGGATGTGGGGGCGGCCGAGGCTGCGCTCCTCGAGGGGGCCCGCCGGCCCATCGTCCTCCTCCTTCGCCGGCCCGGGGCCCCCGTGGCCCCGAACGTGGCCCCGGGCGTCCACGAGCTCGGGGTCATGCTCCCCTACACCCCCCTCCACCACCTCCTCTTCGCCGAGCCGGCCTGCCCGCCCGTCCTGGTCATGACCAGCGGGAACCGGAGCGGGTCATCGCTGTGCGCCGGGAACGACGAGGCCCTGGAACGCCTGGCGGGCATCGCCGACGCCTTCCTGCTCCACGACCGGCCCATCGCGGCCCGTACCGACGACTCGGTGGTCCGGGTGGCGGCCGGGGCCGAGCGGGTCCTCCGCCGCGCCCGGGGCTACGTCCCGGAGCCCGTGGCCCTGCCCCGGGCGCTCCCGGCGGTCTTCGGCGCGGGGGCGGCCCTCAAGAACACCTTCTGCCTGGTCCGGGGGGCGGAGGCCGTCCCCGGTCCCCACGTGGGGGACCTGGAGGACGCCGAGACCTTCGCCTTCTACCAGGAGGCGGCGGCGCACCTTTCGGCGCTCCTCCGGCTGGAGCCCGAGGCGGCGGCCTGCGACCTCCACCCCGACTACCTCAGCACCCGGTATGCCCGGGGGCTGGGGGTCCCGGTCCTCCCGGTCCAGCACCACCACGCCCACGCCGTGGCGGTGATGGCAGAGCACGGCCTCGAGGGCCCGGTGCTCGCCGTGGTCTTCGACGGGGCCGGCCTCGGGCCGGACGGCACCATCTGGGGCGGCGAGTTCCTGCTGGCCCGCCCGGCGGGCTTTCGGCGGCTGGGGAGCCTCCGGTCCTTTCCGCTCCCCGGCGGCGACGCCGCGGCCCGGGAGCCTTGGCGGCCGGCCCTGGCACTCCTCCGGGCCGCCGGGCGGGCGGGCGGCGACCCGGACCGGCCGCCGGGCGTCCTCCGCCAGATCCCGGCCGGGTCCCGGGCGGCGGTGCTCCGGATGATGGAGCTCGGCCTCCAGGCGCCGGCCACCACCAGCGCGGGGCGCCTTTTCGACGGGGTCGCCGCCCTCCTGGGGCTTCGCGCCCGGCTCGACTACGAGGGCCAGGCCGCCATGGAACTCGAGGCCCTGGCCCACCGCGCGGCCGCCGCCGGGGAGCGGCCGGCGGCCTACCCGGTGGCCCTCCGCCGCGGCGCCGGCGGCTGGCGGCTCGACTTCCGCCCCGCGGTGCGCGGGGTGCTCCGGGACATCGGCCGGGGGGCGCCGCCGGAGGTCGCCGCCCTCGCCTTCCACCGGTGGCTTTCGGCCGCCACGGCGGCGCTCTGCCGGCGGCTCGCCCGCGAGACGGGGGCGGGCGAGGTGGTCCTCGGCGGCGGGTGCTTCCAGAACCGGCTCCTCCTCGAGGACGTGGTGGAACGGTTGACGGCCGCGGGGCTTCGCGTCTACGCTGGAGAGCGCGTGCCCGCCGGCGACGGCGGCCTCGCCCTCGGCCAGGCGGCGGCCGCGGGCTTCCGGCTGCAGGGCGGCGCCTGAGGGCCGCACCGGGAGCGGCGAAACCATGTGCCTGGCCATACCCATGAAGGTCCTCGAGCTGGAGACCCCGGAGGGCGGGGAGGGGCTCCTGCCCCCGGTGGCCGTGGTGGACGCCGATGGGATCCGCCGCCGGGTGCGCCTCGACGTGGTGGACCGGGTGCCCGAGGTGGGGGAGTTCGTCATCGTGCACGCCGGGTTCGCCATCCACACCCTCGCCCCC harbors:
- the hypF gene encoding carbamoyltransferase HypF, which produces MFEWTGSGDGAVEAWRIEVTGTVQGVGFRPCVFREAVRLGLSGTVANIPGGVEIRVEGPRRALEAFCRRLREAPPPLARIRSLTVRPEAPGRAGTGFRILSSREDRSAAAAPVAPDVATCGACRAELFDPADRRHRYPFLNCTDCGPRYTIVESVPYDRPRTTMKGFAMCDACEAEYRDPANRRFHAQPNACPRCGPRLALLDAGGRPVAADPLREAAERLARGEVVAVKGLGGVHLAVDAAAEAAVARLRARKGRPSKPLALMARDLATARRLGDVGAAEAALLEGARRPIVLLLRRPGAPVAPNVAPGVHELGVMLPYTPLHHLLFAEPACPPVLVMTSGNRSGSSLCAGNDEALERLAGIADAFLLHDRPIAARTDDSVVRVAAGAERVLRRARGYVPEPVALPRALPAVFGAGAALKNTFCLVRGAEAVPGPHVGDLEDAETFAFYQEAAAHLSALLRLEPEAAACDLHPDYLSTRYARGLGVPVLPVQHHHAHAVAVMAEHGLEGPVLAVVFDGAGLGPDGTIWGGEFLLARPAGFRRLGSLRSFPLPGGDAAAREPWRPALALLRAAGRAGGDPDRPPGVLRQIPAGSRAAVLRMMELGLQAPATTSAGRLFDGVAALLGLRARLDYEGQAAMELEALAHRAAAAGERPAAYPVALRRGAGGWRLDFRPAVRGVLRDIGRGAPPEVAALAFHRWLSAATAALCRRLARETGAGEVVLGGGCFQNRLLLEDVVERLTAAGLRVYAGERVPAGDGGLALGQAAAAGFRLQGGA
- a CDS encoding HypC/HybG/HupF family hydrogenase formation chaperone; translated protein: MCLAIPMKVLELETPEGGEGLLPPVAVVDADGIRRRVRLDVVDRVPEVGEFVIVHAGFAIHTLAPGEAEANLELLRQMARAVAGEG